One Alligator mississippiensis isolate rAllMis1 chromosome 1, rAllMis1, whole genome shotgun sequence genomic window carries:
- the EFHC1 gene encoding EF-hand domain-containing protein 1 → MSSRPAQGLPLLPGFSFLDPTKTSFHRSQTLGYRNGYAYARRPTVGIGGERLYVNQLSQAELDELANKIPTLTYGNAKQAPPSDFVPAHVAFDKKVLKFDAYFQEDVPISAEEHYRIRQVAIYYFLEDDSMSVMEPIVENSGIPQGKFIKRQRIPKNNCGDHYHWKDLNRGMNITLYGRTFRIVDCDPFTQVFLESQGIELNPPEKMIFDPYTELRKMPLRKYITPSDFDQLKQFLTYDKQVLRFYAIWENANSMCDEKRSFIIHYYLADDTVEVREIHEKNDGRDPFPVLMKRQHLPKTLVDKKKTFPSCVLEISDQEVQEWFTAKDLAVGKSVTLLGRTFFIYDCDKFTQHFYQERFGLDFQPVHIKQQPPEEVPQIIPPYNGFGFLEDSLQNCFSLLPRPPKKNIIKMLENDHKVLRYQVTLESPDPIDRKRCFILSYFLSTDMISIYEPPVRNSGIIGGKYLGKTKVPKPGSTVENPTYYEPADLTIGATVKVFGHRFVITDADEYVLNYAESNPDVFPAATLQSLRDHFAPRRAAKQATESELSATGTNRQELEELVMQVQDQMRQHNYLSNGSLREAFLLQDKDGSGFLDKAEFLALCTRFNLPISDALVNKLISLCLHGEDKISYHDFIRAFS, encoded by the exons ATGAGCTCCCGCCCGGCGCaggggctgccgctgctgcccggCTTCAGCTTCCTCGACCCCACG AAAACTTCTTTCCATCGCTCCCAGACTCTGGGCTACAGAAATGGCTATGCCTATGCACGACGCCCCACCGTAGGGATAGGCGGGGAGCGACTCTATGTGAACCAGCTGTCGCAGGCAGAATTGGATGAGCTGGCCAACAAGATACCCACACTGACCTATGGCAACGCCAAGCAGGCTCCACCTTCTGACTTCGTTCCAGCCCACGTGGCTTTCGACAAGAAG GTGCTGAAGTTCGATGCCTATTTCCAGGAAGATGTCCCTATATCCGCAGAAGAGCATTACCGGATTCGCCAAGTGGCTATTTATTACTTCCTGGAAGATGACAGCATGTCTGTCATGGAGCCCATCGTGGAGAACTCAGGCATCCCTCAAGGCAAGTTCATCAAACGCCAGCGAATTCCCAAGAATAACTGCGGGGACCATTATCACTGGAAGGACCTGAATCGGGGCATGAACATCACCCTGTACGGCAGGACTTTCCGAATAGTTGACTGCGACCCATTCACACAG GTGTTCCTGGAGAGCCAAGGAATTGAACTGAACCCTCCGGAGAAGATGATTTTCGACCCTTACACAGAACTCCGCAAGATGCCTCTGCGCAAGTACATCACACCGTCCGACTTTGACCAGCTCAAACAGTTTCTCACCTATGACAAGCAG GTCCTTCGTTTCTATGCCATATGGGAGAATGCCAACAGCATGTGTGATGAGAAGCGGTCTTTCATCATCCATTACTACTTGGCAGACGACACAGTGGAGGTTCGGGAAATCCATGAGAAGAATGATGGCAGGGATCCCTTCCCAGTGCTGATGAAACGCCAGCACCTGCCCAAAACCCTTGTGGACAAGAAGA AAACCTTCCCCAGCTGCGTGCTGGAGATCTCTGATCAGGAGGTGCAAGAGTGGTTCACTGCCAAAGATTTAGCAGTTGGCAAGTCCGTCACCCTCCTGGGACGCACCTTCTTCATCTATGACTGCGACAAATTCACACAACACTTCTATCAAGAGAGATTTGGCCTGGACTTCCAGCCAGTGCATATAAAGCAGCAACCACCAGAGGAGGTCCCACAG aTTATTCCTCCCTACAacggctttggcttcctggaagACTCCCTTCAGAATTGCTTCTCCCTCCTTCCAAGACCCCCCAAGAAAAACATCATTAAGATGCTAGAGAATGACCACAAAGTGCTGCGGTACCAGGTGACACTG GAGTCTCCAGACCCCATTGACAGGAAGCGATGTTTCATCCTCTCCTATTTCCTTTCCACGGACATGATCAGCATCTACGAGCCGCCCGTTCGCAATTCGGGGATCATCGGAGGCAAATACCTTGGGAAGACCAAAGTCCCCAAGCCAGGCAGCACGGTGGAGAATCCCACCTACTACGAGCCAGCTGACCTCACCATCGGGGCCACAGTCAAAG TGTTTGGCCACAGGTTCGTCATCACTGACGCCGATGAGTACGTCCTGAATTACGCAGAGAGCAACCCCGACGTTTTCCCTGCGGCAACACTGCAGTCTCTGCGGGATCACTTTGCCCCTCGCCGAGCAGCAAAGCAGGCTACTGAGAG cGAGTTGTCTGCAACAGGAACTAacaggcaggagctggaggagttAGTTATGCAGGTTCAGGATCAGATGAGGCAGCATAACTACCTGAGCAACGGCAGCCTGCGGGAGGCCTTCCTTCTCCAGGACAAGGATGGCTCCGGTTTCCTGGACAAAGCAGAGTTCCTTGCCCTCTGCACCCGTTTTAACCTGCCGATCAGCGATGCCCTGGTGAATAAG CTGATCAGCCTCTGTTTGCACGGGGAGGACAAAATTAGCTACCACGATTTCATCAGAGCTTTCTCTTGA